One Cytophagales bacterium DNA window includes the following coding sequences:
- a CDS encoding acetyl-CoA C-acyltransferase: protein MNAYIVAGYRSAVGRAKKGGFRFYRPDDLAADVIKHLVDSVEGFDTNEVDDLIVGNAVPEAEQGMQMGRMISLLSLPIGVPGMIINRYCGSGLEAIHLACARVHSGTADCIIAGGTESMSMVPMMGYKPALNYKIASEHPEYYLNMGLTAEELAKDYEITADDANQFAVASHNKAIQAIQNGKFKDEIVPVEVEETFVGPDGKRKQRTFTVDTDECPRPGTTMEGLAKLRPAFKNGGQVTAGNSSPTSDGAAFVMVMSEAMVNKYNLKPIARMVTYATAGVDPRIMGIGPVEAVPKALKQAGLKQNDIELIELNEAFAAQSLAVIKGLDLNTDILNVNGGAIALGHPLGCTGAKLSISLLNEMKRRDNKYGMVTACVGGGQGVAGIFERLN from the coding sequence ATGAACGCATATATAGTAGCTGGCTACCGATCTGCGGTTGGTCGCGCCAAAAAAGGAGGATTCCGATTTTATCGTCCCGATGATCTTGCTGCCGATGTGATCAAACACCTGGTTGATTCAGTAGAAGGATTCGATACCAATGAAGTGGATGACCTGATCGTGGGCAATGCTGTTCCCGAAGCGGAGCAAGGCATGCAGATGGGAAGAATGATCTCGCTGTTGTCATTACCGATTGGCGTACCTGGAATGATCATCAACCGATACTGTGGTTCGGGTTTGGAAGCCATTCACCTGGCTTGCGCAAGAGTGCACTCCGGAACAGCCGATTGTATCATCGCAGGAGGAACTGAGTCCATGTCAATGGTACCGATGATGGGATACAAGCCGGCTTTGAATTATAAAATTGCTTCAGAGCATCCTGAGTATTACCTGAATATGGGATTGACGGCTGAGGAATTGGCCAAGGATTATGAGATCACTGCAGACGATGCGAATCAATTTGCTGTTGCTTCTCACAACAAAGCGATCCAGGCGATCCAGAATGGTAAGTTCAAAGACGAGATCGTTCCTGTAGAAGTAGAGGAAACTTTCGTTGGACCCGATGGGAAAAGAAAACAACGAACGTTCACAGTAGATACAGATGAGTGCCCAAGACCCGGTACCACCATGGAAGGTTTGGCGAAACTTCGTCCAGCTTTCAAAAACGGAGGTCAGGTAACTGCGGGTAACTCTTCACCAACTTCTGATGGCGCTGCTTTTGTGATGGTGATGTCTGAGGCGATGGTGAATAAATACAACCTGAAGCCTATCGCCAGAATGGTGACTTACGCTACTGCAGGCGTCGACCCACGAATTATGGGTATTGGTCCGGTGGAGGCCGTGCCGAAAGCATTGAAGCAAGCTGGATTGAAACAAAATGATATTGAGCTGATCGAATTGAACGAAGCTTTCGCTGCACAATCACTGGCAGTGATCAAAGGCCTGGATCTGAACACGGATATCCTGAATGTGAATGGCGGTGCGATTGCATTAGGTCACCCACTCGGATGTACAGGGGCTAAACTGTCCATCAGTCTGCTCAATGAAATGAAAAGAAGAGATAACAAATACGGAATGGTTACTGCCTGTGTAGGAGGTGGCCAGGGTGTGGCTGGGATCTTTGAAAGGCTGAATTAA
- a CDS encoding class I SAM-dependent methyltransferase has protein sequence MEHINNFFGDMDLFLLDLLLKGRIEAGKILDIGFGTGRNLIHFLQRPEFEVHGIESDQSCVSLMQMMVASFENQHPDRFLPRSTTQLPYPEKFFETVICARVFHFLNDQEKWTAWEAISKVLVPGGVLYLTSNSLVNFETRSVATKDGKHTFPDETTGYFLSSTQLDRMVKDPKFEQIEPVRHIQYDNRHAETILVLQKK, from the coding sequence ATGGAACATATCAATAATTTTTTCGGCGACATGGACCTATTCTTATTGGATTTGTTGCTCAAGGGGCGTATTGAAGCTGGAAAAATCTTAGACATTGGTTTTGGTACCGGCCGGAATCTTATTCATTTTTTGCAACGACCGGAATTTGAAGTACACGGTATTGAGTCCGATCAATCTTGCGTAAGCCTTATGCAAATGATGGTCGCAAGTTTTGAAAATCAGCATCCGGACAGGTTTCTGCCTCGATCTACAACTCAATTGCCATATCCTGAAAAGTTTTTCGAAACCGTGATTTGTGCTCGAGTGTTCCACTTTCTGAATGATCAGGAAAAATGGACGGCCTGGGAAGCTATAAGTAAGGTACTTGTCCCTGGAGGAGTGCTTTACCTGACCTCCAATTCCCTGGTGAATTTCGAGACACGATCTGTGGCTACTAAAGATGGTAAACATACTTTTCCGGATGAAACCACAGGCTACTTTCTGTCCAGTACACAATTGGACCGAATGGTCAAGGACCCGAAATTTGAACAAATTGAACCTGTTAGACACATCCAATATGACAACCGACATGCGGAAACCATTTTGGTCCTCCAAAAGAAATAA
- a CDS encoding YHS domain-containing (seleno)protein produces MKTFINVFILTVIVSPVFSQEHTADNQYACKADEIAFDGNDLVSYQGEQVLKGKEEHTYEYEGLTLRFASWTNMDKFVENPKKYLPAYGGWCAIAVANGTLTKPDFSHFQIQDNKLYFFEVRAFFNGQTAWNRDPDINKIVADKKYEQLTQP; encoded by the coding sequence ATGAAAACTTTTATCAACGTATTTATTCTGACAGTAATTGTCAGTCCAGTTTTTTCACAAGAACATACAGCAGACAACCAATATGCCTGCAAGGCAGACGAAATTGCTTTTGATGGCAATGACCTGGTAAGTTATCAGGGAGAGCAAGTACTGAAAGGAAAAGAAGAGCACACATATGAATATGAGGGATTGACGCTAAGGTTTGCCTCTTGGACCAACATGGACAAATTTGTTGAAAACCCTAAAAAGTATCTACCAGCATATGGCGGTTGGTGTGCGATTGCTGTTGCTAATGGCACCTTGACGAAACCAGATTTTTCTCATTTTCAGATCCAGGATAATAAGCTCTACTTTTTTGAAGTAAGGGCATTTTTCAATGGCCAAACTGCCTGGAACAGAGATCCGGATATTAACAAGATTGTGGCAGACAAGAAATATGAGCAATTGACTCAACCTTGA
- a CDS encoding 3-hydroxyacyl-CoA dehydrogenase/enoyl-CoA hydratase family protein, producing MKRAIKKAAVLGSGIMGSRIACHFANVGIETVLLDIPPRELNAAEEAKGLSLDHPSVRNRIVNTSLQTAFKAKPAALYNKKSASLITTGNFDDNMDLIKDCDWVIEAVVENLDIKKSLFEKVEQHRTPGSLITSNTSGIPIHLMLDGRSDDFKKHFCGTHFFNPPRYLKLLEIIPTPETDPEIVDFFMHYGDLYLGKTTVLCKDTPAFIANRIGVYSMMSGMHAVDKTGLSVGEIDKLTGPVIGRAKSATFRTSDVVGLDTTVNVSNNLYAALKDDESRDVFQLPRVVKEMSDRKWLGDKTKQGFYKKTVTPEGKKEILEVDLKTFEYGPKKKSKLSVLEKTKDVEDVKERLRIAINADGVEGEFYRSTFFDLFRYCSFRIPEIADELYRIDGAVAAGFAWEMGPFESWDAMGTEEIYNKMVEAGLQPAEWVTTMINDGHKSFYKFENGKRHYYDIPSKSYKVIPGTEGFIFLDAFKDNNVVWSNDGTTLYDIGDGVLNLEFHTKMNSIGAEVIEGINMAIDTAEKDFRGLVVGNESANFSAGANLAMLFMYAVDQEFDEIDLMIRQFQNTMTRARFSSVPTVAATAGMALGGGCELSLHCDAIQAHAETYIGLVEVGVGLIPGGGGTKEFTLRAADEYIPGDPELNTLQEYFMSIATAKVATSAEEARGMRILEAADKVTLNRTRLLADAKNKVIQLDEAGYTQPSPRTDIKVLGRGGLAALMAGASGMRFGNYASEHDVKIANKAAWVMCGGDLSQSSKVSEQYLLDLEREAFLSLCGEPKTLERIQSILFKGKPLRN from the coding sequence ATGAAACGAGCAATTAAAAAGGCAGCAGTTTTAGGCTCCGGAATTATGGGGTCAAGAATCGCTTGTCATTTTGCCAACGTTGGTATCGAAACGGTTCTGCTGGACATTCCTCCGAGGGAGCTCAATGCAGCAGAAGAAGCCAAAGGTCTTTCGTTGGATCACCCCTCTGTGCGTAATCGGATTGTAAATACTTCCTTACAAACAGCATTTAAAGCCAAGCCTGCGGCGCTCTATAATAAAAAGAGTGCTTCGCTGATCACCACCGGCAACTTTGATGACAACATGGACCTCATCAAGGATTGTGATTGGGTGATCGAGGCAGTGGTGGAAAATCTGGATATCAAAAAATCACTATTCGAAAAAGTAGAGCAACACAGAACGCCCGGATCACTGATCACGAGTAATACTTCCGGAATTCCGATCCATTTAATGTTGGACGGTCGAAGTGATGACTTCAAAAAACACTTCTGCGGAACGCACTTCTTTAACCCACCGCGATACCTGAAGTTGCTAGAGATCATTCCTACTCCGGAAACGGATCCGGAAATTGTTGATTTCTTCATGCACTATGGTGACCTCTATCTTGGAAAGACCACTGTGCTTTGTAAGGATACACCAGCCTTCATCGCCAACCGAATCGGAGTGTACTCCATGATGTCGGGCATGCACGCGGTGGATAAAACCGGATTGAGTGTTGGTGAAATTGATAAACTCACTGGTCCGGTAATCGGACGCGCAAAGTCAGCAACCTTCCGTACATCGGATGTGGTTGGATTGGATACGACCGTTAATGTGAGCAACAACTTGTATGCTGCATTGAAAGATGACGAATCTCGCGACGTATTCCAATTGCCAAGAGTGGTAAAAGAAATGTCCGACAGAAAATGGTTGGGCGACAAAACCAAACAAGGTTTCTATAAAAAGACCGTAACTCCGGAAGGAAAGAAAGAGATCCTTGAGGTCGACTTGAAAACTTTCGAGTACGGACCAAAGAAAAAATCGAAACTTTCTGTCCTTGAGAAAACCAAGGATGTGGAAGATGTGAAAGAGAGATTGAGAATTGCCATCAACGCCGACGGTGTAGAAGGTGAGTTCTATCGCAGTACGTTCTTCGACCTCTTCAGATATTGTTCATTCCGAATTCCTGAAATCGCAGATGAGCTTTACCGAATCGACGGTGCAGTGGCTGCAGGTTTCGCCTGGGAGATGGGCCCATTCGAATCATGGGATGCGATGGGGACTGAAGAGATCTATAATAAAATGGTTGAAGCTGGCCTGCAACCTGCAGAGTGGGTGACGACCATGATCAATGACGGTCACAAATCTTTCTACAAATTCGAAAACGGAAAAAGACACTACTACGATATCCCAAGTAAATCGTACAAAGTCATTCCGGGAACCGAAGGCTTTATTTTCCTCGATGCGTTCAAAGACAACAATGTGGTTTGGAGCAACGACGGAACAACCCTTTACGATATTGGAGATGGCGTATTGAACCTTGAGTTCCATACCAAGATGAATTCCATCGGTGCGGAAGTGATCGAAGGCATCAATATGGCGATCGATACCGCGGAGAAAGATTTCCGAGGATTGGTTGTAGGTAATGAGAGTGCCAACTTCTCTGCCGGTGCAAACCTGGCGATGTTGTTCATGTACGCGGTAGATCAGGAGTTCGACGAAATCGACCTGATGATCCGACAGTTCCAGAACACGATGACCCGAGCAAGGTTCTCTTCTGTTCCAACTGTTGCTGCAACGGCTGGAATGGCACTGGGTGGCGGATGCGAATTGTCTTTGCACTGTGATGCCATCCAGGCACATGCGGAAACTTACATCGGATTGGTGGAAGTTGGTGTCGGTTTGATCCCTGGTGGGGGTGGAACAAAAGAGTTCACTTTGAGAGCTGCGGATGAATACATTCCTGGTGATCCGGAACTAAATACGTTGCAAGAGTATTTTATGAGTATTGCAACTGCTAAAGTCGCAACTTCGGCAGAAGAGGCCCGAGGCATGCGTATTCTGGAAGCAGCGGATAAAGTCACGTTGAACCGCACGCGATTATTGGCAGATGCGAAAAATAAAGTGATCCAGTTGGATGAGGCCGGATACACGCAACCTTCACCGAGAACAGATATCAAAGTATTAGGTAGAGGTGGTCTTGCTGCATTGATGGCTGGCGCTTCAGGCATGAGATTTGGGAACTACGCGTCCGAGCATGATGTGAAAATTGCCAACAAAGCTGCCTGGGTCATGTGTGGAGGTGATCTTTCACAATCTTCGAAAGTATCGGAGCAATACTTGCTTGATCTGGAAAGAGAAGCTTTCTTGAGTTTGTGTGGTGAGCCTAAAACTTTGGAAAGAATCCAGAGCATTCTATTCAAAGGCAAGCCGTTGAGAAATTAA
- a CDS encoding response regulator transcription factor — protein sequence MLEKPIRVAIADDHTLFRKGMTMMVGGFEKVEVIADFPNGKEALNFLKQNPIDIVLLDLDMPVLDGWETSRKIISKYPGIHVIIISMNESLEVIAELIEIGVHSYLLKNAEPDEVKRAIHSVMNNDFYYNQLVSKALRQNIQRTNFKKPTHQDQASLTKREIEVLELICKEMTVKEISEELHLSEQTIQTHRKHMMKKINAKNGVSLVRYAIQNQIVSF from the coding sequence ATGTTAGAAAAGCCCATTCGAGTGGCAATTGCTGATGATCACACCTTGTTCCGAAAAGGAATGACGATGATGGTAGGCGGATTTGAAAAGGTAGAAGTCATTGCGGATTTTCCCAATGGAAAAGAAGCTTTGAATTTTCTAAAGCAAAATCCTATCGATATCGTGCTACTCGATCTGGACATGCCCGTGTTGGACGGATGGGAAACTTCGCGAAAGATTATTAGTAAATATCCTGGCATTCATGTGATCATCATTTCGATGAATGAGTCCTTGGAAGTGATTGCAGAATTGATTGAAATAGGTGTCCATAGCTACCTGCTAAAAAATGCTGAACCCGACGAAGTAAAGAGAGCCATTCATTCTGTGATGAACAATGACTTTTATTATAACCAGTTGGTTTCAAAAGCACTTCGTCAAAACATTCAGCGAACGAACTTCAAAAAACCTACCCATCAGGATCAGGCCAGTCTGACAAAAAGAGAAATCGAGGTATTGGAATTGATCTGTAAAGAGATGACGGTAAAAGAGATCAGCGAAGAACTTCACCTCAGCGAGCAAACCATTCAAACACACCGCAAGCACATGATGAAAAAGATCAATGCTAAAAATGGTGTCTCTCTGGTTCGCTACGCCATTCAAAATCAGATCGTTTCATTCTAG
- a CDS encoding MarR family transcriptional regulator: MKREETVDYNIKATWHAISRMYNQYGDKFDITASTGFVLLNIDFDNGTPATKIAPQLGLESRSLTRMLKAMEEKGWIYREKDQEDGRSVRVLLTEEGKRKREISRRSVKEFNQRVRAVVSDDKLRTFLEVIQAINTVIDDKNHLHTFIQELEYETSN, from the coding sequence ATGAAGCGAGAAGAAACGGTAGACTATAACATCAAAGCCACCTGGCATGCAATCTCCAGGATGTACAATCAGTACGGTGACAAATTTGACATCACTGCTTCGACTGGTTTTGTGCTACTCAACATTGACTTTGACAATGGAACACCTGCCACTAAGATCGCCCCTCAGCTTGGATTAGAATCACGTAGCCTTACCCGGATGTTGAAAGCGATGGAAGAAAAGGGCTGGATCTATCGCGAAAAAGATCAGGAAGACGGACGATCGGTTCGGGTATTGTTGACAGAGGAAGGCAAGCGAAAAAGAGAGATCTCAAGAAGATCGGTAAAAGAATTTAATCAACGCGTACGAGCAGTCGTCTCCGACGACAAGCTTCGAACCTTTCTGGAAGTCATCCAGGCCATCAACACTGTCATTGACGATAAAAATCATTTGCATACATTTATACAGGAACTAGAATATGAAACGAGCAATTAA
- a CDS encoding TAXI family TRAP transporter solute-binding subunit → MKRPIYLLFLLTLLIAGSCKQEKIKYRLFVSTDEPDGAISQAIKTVMERNHNVEIELVNAGGSFANLDSIADGVADIALIENFVPFRDDVRTILTFYPKVLHIFYQDNGGPEPQNFEELLYGKRVFIGEKGTGSHLFMEDMFEFFDLDRSKFTIANDVFSASTEVLIGFTDIVELKNLATLKGFKLYSLDQLDNYGKGSIVDAISLRFPQVHPFVIPETSYRDITDKPIVTVASDALLIVRAGLRESFAYDLTRTIFNEKQDFINLSPLIYTGLDENFDRTQISFPLHEGARVFLDRDEPGFFERYAELVGVLFSIAIAIVSALISLSKWQTQKKKDRVDIFYRELMEMKNTNFKTSAEGIEKIKGIQQSQNKAFDMLINEELEANESFRIYMELSKETIHEIRGRVKVLRNLNK, encoded by the coding sequence ATGAAACGACCAATCTATCTGCTTTTTCTCCTGACCTTGCTTATTGCTGGGTCTTGTAAACAGGAAAAGATCAAATATCGCCTCTTCGTATCCACGGATGAACCTGATGGAGCTATCTCCCAAGCCATCAAAACAGTGATGGAACGTAACCATAATGTAGAAATAGAACTGGTAAACGCGGGTGGAAGTTTCGCAAACCTCGACAGTATTGCAGATGGCGTAGCTGATATCGCACTTATAGAGAATTTTGTTCCTTTCCGAGATGATGTACGCACTATTCTTACATTCTATCCAAAAGTGCTACATATATTCTATCAGGATAACGGTGGACCAGAGCCTCAGAATTTTGAAGAATTACTTTACGGAAAACGTGTATTTATCGGAGAGAAGGGAACTGGAAGCCATCTTTTCATGGAAGACATGTTTGAGTTTTTTGATCTCGACCGATCAAAATTTACAATTGCCAATGATGTCTTTAGTGCAAGTACAGAGGTGCTAATAGGGTTCACTGATATTGTTGAGCTAAAAAACCTGGCTACATTGAAGGGTTTCAAACTTTATTCGCTCGATCAGCTAGACAACTATGGCAAAGGCTCTATTGTAGATGCAATTTCCTTACGATTTCCTCAAGTGCATCCATTTGTGATTCCTGAAACGAGTTATCGAGACATCACAGATAAACCAATTGTAACTGTTGCTTCTGACGCGTTGCTCATTGTGCGTGCAGGACTAAGAGAAAGTTTTGCCTACGATCTCACCCGAACCATTTTCAATGAAAAGCAAGATTTCATCAATTTGAGTCCGTTGATCTATACTGGTCTGGACGAAAATTTTGATCGGACGCAGATCAGCTTCCCACTTCATGAAGGCGCCCGTGTTTTTCTCGATAGGGATGAGCCAGGGTTTTTCGAAAGGTATGCAGAATTAGTGGGTGTACTTTTTTCAATAGCCATTGCGATTGTCAGTGCCTTGATCTCCTTGTCCAAATGGCAAACCCAGAAAAAGAAAGATCGGGTCGATATTTTCTACAGAGAATTGATGGAAATGAAAAACACTAATTTCAAAACATCTGCAGAGGGAATTGAAAAGATCAAAGGTATTCAGCAATCACAGAACAAAGCATTTGACATGCTGATCAACGAGGAGCTGGAAGCCAATGAAAGTTTCCGGATCTACATGGAGCTTTCAAAAGAAACCATACATGAGATCAGAGGTCGGGTCAAAGTGTTAAGGAATTTGAATAAGTAG
- a CDS encoding tetratricopeptide repeat protein has translation MRYLVVIICLFITTGLVAQRKNSPAQIEQNVQLGNEYYVNGELEKAEALYKDLAKQRQAIPGIHTNYFSLLVNQQRFKEADKYLTTALKYYPTNYQYRVDQIFLYASTGEEQKQKAAFQALKKQLETNQYQLTFLAQSFVTKELFSYAIDFLHQARKINGRPAAYALDLATVYRMTDQKQLMVEEYLYYALANPSNLNYIKNIFQNLFADEEDLAFLEETLIRKIQKEPEVSVYSELLIWIELQRKNFYGAFLQARALDRRTGSAGDESIKIGRIAIDNKAWQDAVTIYEYVVKTFGKSYNYGKARRMLIVSKEGLVKSTFPVDKVAIRALTIEYQRLYDELGASKITMEGMRSKALLHAFHLSEMQIAIDILEDIIAIPRVSPILISRSKLDLGDIYLLQGDPWEASLLYSQVEKLNKETLVGYEAKLRNAKLNYYTGYFALALSHIDILKRATTREISNDAISLSLLINNNTILDTSDFVMKKFADTELLLFQNKNEEAIASFKELIDQNPGHSIVDESYWSLAKIYRELGQFDQSVEYLEKLLQEYGYDILADDAAFAKAEILERNMGKTEDAQELYRTFLTEYPGSMYAAEARKRFRQLRGDILN, from the coding sequence ATGAGGTACCTCGTCGTAATCATTTGCCTATTTATAACAACTGGTCTTGTTGCGCAGCGAAAAAATAGTCCGGCGCAAATCGAGCAAAATGTCCAGCTGGGTAATGAGTACTATGTGAATGGAGAGTTGGAAAAAGCTGAGGCGCTTTACAAAGACCTGGCCAAACAACGACAAGCCATTCCGGGTATTCACACCAACTATTTTAGTTTACTGGTCAATCAGCAGCGTTTCAAGGAGGCGGATAAATATTTGACCACTGCCCTGAAATATTATCCCACCAATTATCAATATCGCGTTGATCAGATTTTTCTATACGCTTCGACAGGAGAAGAACAAAAACAAAAAGCGGCCTTTCAGGCTTTGAAAAAACAACTTGAGACAAATCAATATCAATTGACATTTCTGGCTCAAAGTTTCGTGACCAAGGAGCTGTTTTCGTATGCGATTGACTTCTTGCATCAAGCCCGAAAAATTAACGGCCGCCCTGCGGCCTACGCGTTGGACCTTGCGACTGTGTATCGGATGACAGATCAGAAACAGCTCATGGTCGAGGAGTATCTGTACTATGCCTTAGCGAATCCCAGCAATCTGAATTACATCAAAAATATTTTTCAAAATCTCTTCGCCGATGAAGAAGACCTGGCCTTCTTAGAGGAGACCCTGATCCGAAAAATTCAAAAGGAGCCTGAGGTTTCCGTGTACAGCGAACTGCTCATTTGGATCGAGCTCCAGCGCAAAAATTTTTACGGCGCTTTTCTACAAGCCCGAGCGCTGGATCGCCGGACCGGCTCCGCCGGTGATGAGTCCATTAAAATCGGCCGGATTGCGATTGACAACAAAGCATGGCAAGATGCAGTCACCATTTATGAATATGTAGTGAAAACGTTCGGCAAATCTTACAACTATGGAAAGGCACGTCGAATGTTGATCGTAAGTAAGGAAGGCTTGGTCAAGAGCACATTCCCCGTGGACAAAGTAGCCATTCGAGCACTCACCATTGAATATCAAAGATTGTACGATGAATTAGGTGCCAGCAAAATCACCATGGAAGGAATGCGAAGCAAAGCACTACTTCATGCGTTTCATTTGAGCGAGATGCAGATCGCCATTGATATCCTGGAGGACATCATCGCCATTCCACGAGTAAGCCCGATTCTCATATCTAGAAGTAAACTCGATTTGGGAGACATTTATCTTTTACAAGGAGATCCCTGGGAAGCTTCGCTGCTTTATTCACAAGTAGAAAAACTGAATAAAGAAACCCTGGTTGGATACGAGGCGAAATTGCGAAATGCAAAACTCAATTATTACACGGGTTATTTCGCCCTTGCTTTGAGCCACATCGATATTCTGAAAAGAGCCACGACACGGGAAATTTCGAACGATGCGATTTCTCTCAGCCTGCTGATTAACAATAATACGATACTGGATACATCAGATTTCGTAATGAAAAAATTTGCGGACACGGAATTGCTGCTATTCCAAAATAAAAACGAAGAAGCCATCGCTTCATTCAAAGAATTGATTGATCAAAACCCAGGACATTCCATTGTTGATGAATCTTACTGGAGCCTTGCCAAAATTTACCGGGAGCTAGGTCAGTTCGATCAGTCTGTCGAATACCTGGAAAAACTACTTCAGGAATATGGCTATGATATCCTGGCAGATGATGCCGCTTTTGCAAAAGCTGAAATTCTGGAAAGGAACATGGGCAAGACAGAAGATGCACAAGAACTCTACCGCACGTTCCTCACTGAATATCCTGGAAGTATGTACGCCGCTGAAGCGAGAAAAAGATTCCGTCAGCTGCGGGGAGATATTTTGAATTGA
- a CDS encoding Ig-like domain-containing protein, whose protein sequence is MRSFLKFIIPFILIIPFLNECASPISVSGGPKDTIPPTLLESVPEMQAINFKDNIIRLTFDEFVTADQLKQNLIITPSTENKYVVQTKKTSVIIKFEEPFEDSTTYTFNFFKGITDITEKSPAENLVLPFSTGPVIDSLIVSGSIKDLLTQEVEEGMTIGLYTLHDSLNYAKEKPRYFINSNEQGFFQITNIKSDQYKLFAFKDENSNLLFDAATEKHTFIPDTINLLANYDTIQLNTILLDITEPELLTGRPGGKYFEVRYNKALTSYQAVTSDSLYEIYHRLNPDAASLRFYPQAQYPDSLAVYLTASDTLQQVTQDTIYIKFNESSKKQEKFTLTTTPKPNSSLPDSVKIQVAFNKPVVSFDQNAFTIKGDSLLTVPLSYYNPEFSLNHDKTNLTIQYVFDWKQYSDSVASIINQSLPDSVTQVIDFNRFTFHANKGAIISIERDSSEVIENNYSVIEEIETGMIGFSIQIDQPSYFVELIDKKYNVIATKGNTPKGTFTRIPPGQYSLRVLIDSNNDGEWTYGNFNLNQAPEPVRLYPGFTELRAKWEINIDNFVIDNL, encoded by the coding sequence GTGAGATCATTCTTAAAATTCATCATCCCATTCATTCTGATCATTCCTTTTCTTAATGAATGTGCAAGCCCTATATCTGTATCCGGTGGACCTAAGGATACCATACCTCCAACTTTATTAGAGTCCGTTCCGGAGATGCAAGCCATCAACTTTAAGGACAATATTATCCGACTCACTTTCGATGAGTTTGTAACAGCAGATCAGCTCAAACAAAACCTGATCATTACCCCATCTACCGAAAACAAATACGTAGTTCAAACCAAGAAGACCAGCGTCATCATTAAATTCGAAGAGCCCTTTGAAGACAGTACCACTTATACTTTTAACTTCTTCAAAGGCATTACGGACATCACTGAAAAGTCACCAGCAGAAAACCTGGTACTTCCATTTAGTACAGGACCTGTTATCGATTCATTGATTGTATCAGGTAGCATAAAAGACTTGCTAACACAAGAAGTCGAAGAAGGCATGACCATTGGTCTTTATACCCTTCATGACTCCTTGAATTATGCCAAAGAAAAACCAAGGTATTTTATCAACTCGAATGAGCAAGGATTCTTTCAGATCACCAATATAAAATCAGATCAATACAAACTCTTTGCCTTTAAAGATGAAAACAGTAATCTTCTATTTGATGCAGCGACGGAGAAACACACCTTCATACCTGACACGATCAACTTGCTAGCCAACTATGATACTATCCAACTAAATACCATTCTTCTCGATATTACTGAACCAGAATTACTGACCGGTAGACCCGGAGGTAAATACTTTGAAGTACGTTACAACAAAGCTTTGACTTCCTACCAGGCAGTAACTTCAGATTCATTGTATGAGATCTATCATCGATTGAATCCCGATGCTGCCTCTCTGCGATTTTATCCTCAGGCTCAATATCCGGACAGCCTGGCTGTTTACCTCACTGCGTCCGACACCTTACAACAAGTAACACAAGATACGATCTACATTAAGTTTAATGAATCATCTAAGAAGCAAGAGAAATTCACACTTACTACTACACCTAAACCAAATTCCTCCTTACCAGATTCTGTAAAGATCCAGGTGGCTTTTAATAAACCTGTTGTTTCATTTGATCAAAACGCATTTACTATCAAAGGTGATTCATTACTCACAGTACCCTTGAGTTACTACAATCCTGAATTCTCATTAAATCATGACAAGACCAATCTTACCATTCAATATGTATTTGATTGGAAACAGTATTCAGATTCTGTGGCAAGCATCATTAATCAATCCCTTCCAGATTCAGTAACACAGGTCATTGATTTCAATAGATTCACTTTCCATGCTAACAAGGGAGCAATCATTTCCATAGAAAGAGATTCATCGGAAGTTATTGAAAATAATTATTCCGTTATAGAGGAAATAGAAACTGGTATGATTGGATTTTCTATTCAAATAGATCAACCTAGTTACTTTGTGGAATTGATTGACAAGAAATATAACGTCATTGCTACCAAAGGAAATACACCTAAAGGAACCTTTACAAGGATTCCTCCAGGTCAATACTCACTACGGGTTTTAATTGATTCCAACAACGACGGAGAATGGACCTACGGCAATTTCAATCTTAATCAGGCCCCAGAACCTGTTAGACTATATCCTGGCTTTACCGAATTAAGGGCTAAATGGGAGATCAATATTGACAACTTTGTTATTGATAACCTGTGA